The Pseudomonas fragi DNA window CTGGCAAAAGCGCTCGCGCCGCCCTCGACAAGCGCCCGACCAAAGCCGTCGAGCACCTGCCCCAGCAGGTCATTGCCGACGCGAACCTGATGCACGGCCGCCAGGGATTCAACTGCCGCCCCTGCGCTAATACCTTCAAGGCTCGCCAGCGCACTGAGCGTGGCGTCTTGCTGATCACAGCCGATGATCTCCGCCAGTATCCATGCGTTGCCCGCCGCCTGAACCCGGCACAGATCCCCTATGCGGGCCTGGGGCAGACGACAGTGTAGCAACAGGCCATTGATCCGCAGGACCCGACCGTACCGGGTCACCGCACAAAAGCCCGCCAGATGCGCAAACTGGCCTTGCTGCCAGCGTTCAAGACGCTGTGCAATGGCGCGGCTCACCAGTTCACCTCATGGCGCTGCCTGCCTTCAAACAGTACGCGGCGGTTGTCGATCGCCGTCAGACGCAACCCCTGCACTTCGTCACCGAAAAACAGGCGGCGACCGTCAGCCAACACAACATGGGCCTTTGGGCCGCCGATGATCTGGACGATCCTGAAGGGCAGCACCGTGCTGGTCTGCTGAACCTGGTTGACGATCGCAACCGGGGTTTCAAACTGCACTTCGAAACGCTCGAGCATCCGCGAGACCAGCGCCAGCGAATCCTGGCCGACCTCACCGCCCAGGGTGATTCGATCAGCGGCCACCTGCAGGCGCACAGTGTTGCCCAGATCACGCTCGATCAACATCTTGAGCAATTGCTGATGGACCTGGGCCGTTGTTGCCAGCTGACGCTTGTTGCTGGCTGGCGATGGCTTCGGGGCAAGGGCCGGTGCCGTGCCCATAGGCTGCCAAGCCAGTGCCATCAGTATCGGTACGAGCACCAGAACCCCCGGTGCCAGCCACTTGCTCTTGCTCTTGCTGCCAGCAGTTACTGGCGCACCCGGCTGTGCCACGGCGTCTGCCGGCTCATCCCGCCAGGCACTTTGCGTATCGGCCACACACAAGCGAATCCCGCCAATGGCAAAAGCCCTGCCAGGCGCCAGATCGGCAATCTGTGCCCGCACAGTACCGGCCTCATCCTGCAGCAGACCTTCCTGGGCCTGCACGGTCCAGCGCCCGGCCATGCCGT harbors:
- a CDS encoding FHA domain-containing protein, which translates into the protein MSSGPVVSDGAAVVPEPPQPAVLFELRVLSGLHEGAALPLFGECWSIGADQDADLELYDPGVAARHARLHGMAGRWTVQAQEGLLQDEAGTVRAQIADLAPGRAFAIGGIRLCVADTQSAWRDEPADAVAQPGAPVTAGSKSKSKWLAPGVLVLVPILMALAWQPMGTAPALAPKPSPASNKRQLATTAQVHQQLLKMLIERDLGNTVRLQVAADRITLGGEVGQDSLALVSRMLERFEVQFETPVAIVNQVQQTSTVLPFRIVQIIGGPKAHVVLADGRRLFFGDEVQGLRLTAIDNRRVLFEGRQRHEVNW